In Manis pentadactyla isolate mManPen7 chromosome 3, mManPen7.hap1, whole genome shotgun sequence, a single window of DNA contains:
- the LOC130683120 gene encoding NUT family member 2G-like encodes MTPFISESSSGAASARRREPARCWRPAAARASPPTPGSEDAAATSPPALGGASRRGPPTGRSAVGPAPRARAQRERSAARDPGSRWSRWSARPEPARSLGVWRACARRARRSGNPRLAGPGFRVPGRRSRASFPPPVDCAPPARTLRSAAGPTHRGLAASQPSCLTGLTGLLHFVSPSRHLLSACRFPGEHASAWRVAGTPSSVERPSSCGRISACGDDFRRSAAVSHSRPRPATLGPWQQHPPNVLGPVLPPGSTLVLPTLPSTPLVAAQASCGPGWPGACNVTVHFLAASGVKTILPAPPAWSTQASDEGWSLHRPPRAAVPAAQLASGGLPALASPRPPGAARNSGPACSQPTASPGNACHRSSVNEKFRRWQHCKPLARRHLPQSPDAEALSCFLIPVLRTLARRNPTMTREEVLQRGVQKWHCLSKSERSIYYVMAGRFMEFEAEEARQCQNAQWMKAAQGVPHPAPLRPVPRAPSAPERGQKRAGHDPPRECPRAPSSLSTLSAGKVRPAYPHSFPAPSSARIREKASAGAQSANAQPPRCRQSPHTEAPTEIPLEAVAEGLEIMEGLLGPSGPTQGLPGEERGEDSSKPPQGEEGVYPDPGLLTYINELCAQGDFLNKADAVLHPRFLAELPCPEAQLDLLALAEELEQEEGLSLAQLEQKRLLELKQEEGVQAPASHGTPRLDSRPSGSEAGQDPQRHGHGPQLGASDQACPPESGCGQRQAHSRGDAGVWRPEAFAASPGRQEPPPLKAGWRPHAPQARCRTSPSLGPRLATAPGETCPARESLGPTGRPSEGEEELPSLAFLLASQHTLPSWGLPQSPTPGSDLLRPGVPQARSPQKPGLSPAGPPAGKASSRAPCAGPAPAGKTPLPGASLGGAGGPALALGLGCPSQPRKRRGDPFGTGKGRKRPCSQ; translated from the exons ATGACCCCTTTTATTTCTGAGTCATCATCCGGGGCCGCCTCAGCTCGGCGCCGAGAGCCCGCGAGGTGCTGGAGGCCGGCAGCCGCCCGTGCGTCCCCGCCCACCCCCGGCAGCGAGGACGCGGCGGCCACGTCCCCTCCCGCGCTGGGCGGGGCTAGCCGCCGCGGACCCCCGACCGGCCGCTCGGCCGttggccccgccccgcgcgctCGTGCGCAGCGCGAGCGGTCGGCCGCAAGGGATCCTGGGAGCCGTTGGAGCCGCTGGTCCGCGCGCCCGGAGCCCGCCCGCTCCCTGGGCGTGTGGCGCGCGTGCGCGCGACGCGCGAGGCGAAGCGGGAATCCGCGGCTGGCAGGACCCGGCTTCAGGGTCCCGGGGCGTCGGAGCCGGGCCTCCTTTCCGCCGCCTGTGGACTGCGCACCCCCAGCCCGCACCCTGCGCTCGGCGGCCGGGCCCACGCACCGCGGGCTGGCTGCCTCGCAGCCGTCCTGTCTCACAGGCCTCACGG GCCTGCTGCACTTCGTGTCCCCTTCACGGCACCTGCTGAGTGCATGCAGGTTTCCCGGCGAGCACGCCTCCGCGTGGAGGGTGGCGGGCACACCCTCCTCC GTGGAACGGCCAAGCAGCTGCGGTCGGATCTCAGCCTGTGGGGATGACTTCAGGAGGAG TGCTGCCGTCAGCCACTCCCGTCCTCGGCCCGCCACACTGGGCCCCTGGCAGCAGCACCCACCGAACGTCCTGGGCCCAGTGTTGCCCCCAGGAAGCACCCTGGTGCTGCCGACTCTTCCCAGCACGCCGTTGGTGGCAGCACAGGCCAGCTGTGGCCCAGGCTGGCCCGGGGCCTGCAACGTCACTGTGCAC TTCCTGGCGGCCTCGGGAGTGAAGACCATCCTGCCCgcccctcctgcctggagcacccAGGCTAGCGATGAAGGCTGGTCCCTGCACCGTCCACCTCGAGCTGCAgtgccagctgcccagctggcctcTGGCGGGCTCCCAGCATTGGCCAGTCCTCGTCCACCTGGGGCCGCTAGGAACAGCGGCCCGGCCTGCTCGCAGCCCACCGCCTCGCCCGGGAACGCCTGCCACCGCAGCAGCGTGAACGAAAAGTTCCGGCGCTGGCAGCACTGCAAGCCCCTGGCCCGCAGGCACCTGCCCCAGAGTCCCGATGCGGAGGCACTGTCCTGCTTCCTCAT CCCAGTGCTTCGGACCCTGGCCCGCCGGAACCCCACCATGACCCGGGAGGAGGTCCTGCAGCGGGGCGTGCAGAAGTGGCATTGTCTAAGCAAGTCAGAGCGCAGCATCTACTATGTGATGGCGGGAAG GTTCATGGAGTTCGAGGCCGAGGAGGCGAGGCAATGTCAGAACGCACAGTGGATGAAGGCGGCGCAGGGCGTGCCTCATCCAGCACCCCTCAGGCCTGTTCCTCGGGCGCCCTCAGCCCCAGAGCGGGGCCAGAAGCGAG CTGGCCATGACCCCCCACGGGAATGTCCCCGAGCTCCGTCCTCCCTGAGCACGCTCAGTGCTGGGAAGGTGCGGCCAGCCTACCCACactccttccctgcaccctcctcAGCACGCATCCGCGAGAAGGCCAGCGCCGGGGCCCAGTCCGCCAACGCCCAGCCACCGCGATGCCGGCAGAGCCCGCACACCGAGGCGCCGACGGAGATCCCCCTAGAGGCCGTGGCAGAGGGCCTGGAGAtcatggaggggctgctggggcccagcGGCCCAACTCAGGGGCTGCCCGGTGAAGAACGTGGGGAGGATAGCTCCAAGCCgccacagggagaggagggcgTCTATCCAGACCCGGGTCTCCTGACCTACATCAATGAGCTTTGTGCCCAGGGAGACTTTCTCAACAAG GCGGACGCAGTTCTGCACCCACGCTTCCTGGCGGAGTTGCCCTGCCCGGAAGCCCAGCTGGATCTCTTGGCCCTCGctgaggagctggagcaggaggaaggactgtctttggcacag CTGGAGCAGAAGCGACTCCTGGAACTGAAGCAGGAGGAGGGTGTGCAGGCCCCCGCGAGTCACGGCACACCCCGACTGGACTCAAGGCCTTCTGGGTCTGAGGCCGGCCAGGATCCCCAGAGGCACGGCCACGGCCCCCAGCTAGGGGCCAGCGACCAAGCCTGCCCACCAGAGTCTGGTTGCGGGCAGCGCCAGGCGCACAGCCGAGGAGACGCTGGCGTGTGGAGGCCCGAAGCCTTCGCTGCCTCTCCAGGACGCCAGGAGCCCCCTCCCCTGAAGGCTGGCTGGCGGCCCCATGCCCCCCAGGCTCGGTGCCGCACTTcgcccagcctggggcccaggctcGCCACTGCTCCGGGAGAGACCTGTCCTGCTCGGGAGTCCCTGGGGCCCACGGGCAGGCCCAGTGAGGGCGAGGAggagctccccagcctggccttcctcctggcaTCTCAGCACACACTGCCATCCTGGGGACTGCCCCAGAGTCCTACTCCAGGCTCAGACCTCCTCCGCCCTGGAGTACCCCAGGCCCGCTCTCCCCAGAAGCcgggcctcagccccgctggccctccagctggcaagGCCAGCAGTCGGGCCCCGTgtgcaggcccagcccctgctgggaagACACCCCTGCCAGGGGCCAGCCTCGGGGGCGCTGGGGGACCAGCcttggctctggggctgggctgcccctCACAGCCCCGGAAGAGAAGGGGGGACCCTTTCGGCACAGGGAAGGGTAGGAAGCGGCCCTGCAGCCAGTAG